One Brassica napus cultivar Da-Ae chromosome A1, Da-Ae, whole genome shotgun sequence genomic region harbors:
- the LOC106357856 gene encoding DNA (cytosine-5)-methyltransferase CMT2 isoform X1, whose product MLSPAKCESEDPTAQLDLLLSSPRSEPQRLSLVLSLPNPAEAEMSTSRRSTRINCNSPKEIGGGEGTNGKSGSSKRKISSAPVKKDSGGLSFEDIAKSLEMGVVSECRDKNDDAEGRSQVPAKRKVDCDDMKRSSSNKRTRRSARFTKGMEDEGAENLDEEPVPSIRSLRLSGTVENGLGLCGAKQVRGTEKLVQVSENGNSKKCEGDGFVSSKKELLGSTVNGSRVKSLGKHRSSDPNASGDHTSSLKISENGTSRRVVMTAALVEQESRQSRTSDCGADATVIYISDDDEEPPPAKDVQDSVEFLYTKSSNGDVLIQGASGSTLSSGGNGRQAPLDQNSPIKSTKGKGARVTRTAVREKHEHGSSFFIGEPIPCEEAKERWRWRYDLKEHKSKRRGQQAEDDEDMIVANVECHYSQAKVDNETFSLGDFACLMGNGEEPPIGKIVEFFKTTDGESYFRVQWLYRATDTVMQKQAADHERRRLFYSTVMNDNPIDCLISKVTVLQVSPRAGLNPNSIKSDFYFDMEYCVEFSTFQTLRTQTSENKLECGADVTPTESTESILEDKSFSKELLVLDLYSGCGGMSTGLNLGAKISGVDVVTKWAIDQNLAACESLKLNHPQTQVRNDSAGDFLQLLKEWGKLCKRYVRNNGHTTDTLNPENSTKEATESSSSTEDDSEPEEYEVEKLVDICYGDPDKTGERGLKFKVHWKGYSSNEDTWEPAEELSNCQDAIREFVTSGFKKKILPLPGGVGVICGGPPCQGISGYNRFREVDSPLTDERNQQIVVFMDIVEYLKPKFVLMENVVDILRLDKGSLGRYALSRLVDMRYQARLGIITAGCYGLSQFRSRVFMWGADPNMKLPPFPLPTHDVIVRYGFPLEFERNVVAYCEGQPRDVETALVLKDAISDLPHVSNNETRERMSYESLPETDFQRYIRSTKHDMTGSATDNCTKRTMLLYDHRPSLLSEDDYNRVCQIPKKKGANFRDLPGLIVRNDNTVGRDPSMEPVLLPSGKRLVPEYVFTFQQGKSKRPFARLWWDETVPTVLTVPSCSNQAFLHPEQDRILTIREAARLQGFPDYFQFCGTVKQRYCQIGNAVAVSVSRALGYSLGMAFRGLAGDENMIKLPQKFSHSSYLQLQESIPH is encoded by the exons ATGTTATCTCCGGCGAAATGTGAGTCAGAAGACCCCACAGCTCAGCTGGATCTCCTCCTCTCTTCTCCTAGATCCGAACCCCAACGCCTCTCTCTCGTCCTCTCTCTTCCCAATCCCGCCGAAGCAGAGATGAGCACGAGCAGGAGATCCACGAGGATCAATTGTAATTCGCCTAAAGAGATTGGCGGAGGAGAAGGTACCAACGGAAAGTCTGGATCGAGTAAGAGAAAGATTAGTAGCGCTCCGGTTAAG AAAGATTCTGGCGGATTGTCATTCGA AGACATAGCCAAGAGCTTGGAGATGGGAGTCGTTTCCGAGTGCCGAGATAAGAACGATGATGCTGAAGGTAGATCGCAAGTTCCGGCTAAGAGGAAAGTTGACTGTGATGACATGAAGCGTTCTAGCAGTAATAAACGGACGAGGAGATCTGCGAGATTCACTAAAGGGATGGAGGATGAGGGAGCAGAAAATCTAGACGAGGAGCCTGTCCCATCCATTAGATCTCTAAGGCTATCTGGAACTGTTGAAAATGGTTTGGGATTATGTGGTGCAAAACAGGTGAGAGGAACTGAGAAGCTGGTGCAAGTTAGTGAGAATGGTAACTCGAAGAAATGTGAGGGTGATGGCTTTGTTTCATCTAAGAAAGAGCTATTAGGGTCAACTGTAAATGGTAGTAGGGTCAAGTCGTTAGGAAAACACAGATCTTCTGACCCAAATGCGAGTGGTGATCACACTAGCTCTTTGAAAATTAGTGAAAATGGTACGAGTCGCCGAGTGGTGATGACAGCTGCGTTAGTGGAACAAGAGTCACGTCAGAGTAGAACTAGTGACTGCGGTGCTGATGCTACTGTGATCTATATCTCTGACGACGATGAAGAGCCGCCGCCAGCCAAGGACGTACAAGATTCGGTTGAATTTTTGTATACGAAAAGCTCTAATGGAGATGTTTTGATACAAGGTGCAAGTGGATCTACCCTCTCCTCGGGGGGAAATGGGAGACAAGCACCACTGGATCAAAATAGTCCAATTAAATCAACCAAGGGAAAGGGTGCGCGAGTGACCCGTACTGCTGTCCGTGAAAAGCATGAACATGGTTCCTCCTTTTTCATTGGAGAGCCAATTCCTTGCGAGGAGGCTAAAGAAAGATGGCGCTGGAGATATGACCTCAAG GAGCACAAATCTAAGAGGAGAGGCCAACAGGCAGA AGATGACGAAGACATGATTGTTGCAAATGTGGAATGCCACTATTCACAGGCAAAAGTCGACAATGAAACGTTCAGCCTCGGAGACTTTGCCTGCCTAATG GGTAATGGAGAAGAGCCACCTATCGGCAAGATAGTAGAGTTTTTTAAGACAACAGATGGAGAAAGCTACTTCCGAGTTCAGTGGTTGTACAGAGCAACGGATACA GTAATGCAGAAGCAGGCTGCTGATCATGAGAGAAGGCGTCTCTTCTACTCTACTGTAATGAATGATAATCCAATAGATTGTCTTATTTCTAAAGTTACTGTTTTACAAGTATCACCTAGG GCAGGATTAAATCCCAATTCTATAAAATCTGacttttattttgatatggaGTACTGCGTGGAGTTTTCGACATTTCAAACCTTGAGAACTC AAACTTCCGAAAACAAGCTTGAGTGTGGTGCCGATGTGACACCTACAGAATCCACAGAATCTATTTTGGAAGATAAAAGTtttagcaaagagcttctggTGCTTGATCTTTACAGTGGTTGTGGTGGAATGTCCACTGGGTTGAATCTTGGAGCCAAGATTTCTGGAGTTGATGTTGTGACG AAATGGGCTATTGACCAGAATTTGGCTGCCTGTGAGAGCTTGAAACTGAACCATCCACAGACGCAG GTTAGGAATGACTCTGCTGGAGATTTCCTCCAACTTTTGAAGGAGTGGGGTAAATTATGCAAGCGCTATGTGCGTAACAATGGTCATACAACTGATACATTAAACCCCGAAAATTCAACAAAAGAAGCCACTGAAAGTAGCTCTTCTACTGAAGATGATTCAGAACCTGAGGAGTACGAAGTTGAAAAGCTGGTTGATATATGCTATGGTGATCCTGACAAGACAGGAGAACGTGGCCTAAAGTTTAAG GTGCACTGGAAAGGATATAGCAGCAACGAAGATACTTGGGAGCCAGCAGAGGAATTGAG CAATTGTCAAGATGCCATCCGGGAGTTTGTAACAAGTGGATTCAAGAAGAAGATCTTGCCACTTCCT GGCGGTGTTGGCGTGATATGTGGTGGACCTCCATGTCAAGGAATTAGTGGCTATAACCGCTTCAGGGAAGTTGATTCTCCGTTGACTGATGAAAGGAATCAGCAAATTGTAGTTTTCATGGACATAGTTGAGTATCTGAAACCCAAATTCGTGTTGATGGAAAACGTTGTTGATATTCTGCGTTTGGACAAAGGTTCTCTTGGGAGGTACGCTTTGAGCCGTCTTGTGGACATGAGATACCAAGCGAGGCTAGGTATCATAACAGCTGGTTGCTATGGTCTTTCCCAATTTCGTTCCCGAGTTTTCATGTGGGGAGCTGATCCAAACATG AAACTGCCTCCGTTTCCGCTTCCAACCCATGATGTTATTGTCAGATATGGGTTTCCTCTTGAGTTCGAG CGGAATGTAGTTGCTTACTGTGAAGGCCAGCCCAGAGATGTTGAAACAGCTCTTGTTCTAAAAGATGCGATATCAGATCTTCCTCAT GTGTCAAACAACGAAACCCGGGAAAGAATGTCCTATGAAAGTCTCCCAGAGACAGATTTCCAGAGATACATTAGATCAACCAAACACG ATATGACTGGCTCTGCGACTGATAACTGTACAAAAAGGACGATGCTACTGTATGATCACAGGCCGTCCCTTTTGTCTGAAGATGATTATAACCGAGTCTGTCAAATCCCAAAGAAGAAG GGAGCTAATTTCAGGGATCTTCCAGGGTTAATCGTTAGAAACGACAATACAGTCGGCCGTGATCCATCAATGGAACCTGTCCTTCTGCCATCAGGAAAGCGTTTG GTACCAGAATATGTCTTTACTTTTCAGCAAGGGAAATCTAAAAG ACCGTTTGCGCGTCTTTGGTGGGACGAAACAGTTCCAACCGTTCTGACAGTCCCCAGCTGCAGCAATCAG GCGTTTTTGCATCCAGAGCAAGATCGAATACTAACCATAAGAGAAGCCGCACGGCTTCAAGGTTTCCCTGATTACTTCCAGTTCTGTGGAACCGTTAAACAAAG GTACTGTCAGATTGGAAATGCAGTGGCAGTCTCGGTTTCTCGTGCTTTGGGCTATTCTCTTGGTATGGCTTTCCGTGGTCTAGCCGGTGACGAGAATATGATAAAACTTCCCCAGAAGTTTTCTCATTCAAGTTACCTTCAGCTTCAAGAATCCATTCCTCACTAA
- the LOC106432024 gene encoding protein ENHANCED DISEASE RESISTANCE 2 → MSKVVYEGWMVRYGRRKIGRSYIHMRYFVLEPRLLAYYKKKPQDYQVPIKTMLIDGNCRVEDRGLKTHHGHMVYVLSVYNKKEKHHRITMAAFNIQEALMWKEKIESVIDQHQESQVPNGQQYVSFEYKSGMDSGRTASSSDHESQFSAPEDEDGSRRSLMRRTTIGNGPPESVLDWTKEFDAELANQNSDNQAFSRKHWRLLQCQNGLRIFEELLEVDYLPRSCSRAMKAVGVVEATCEEVFELVMSMDGTRYEWDCSFQYGSLVEEVDGHTAVLYHRLLLDWFPMVVWPRDLCYVRYWRRNDDGSYVVLFRSREHDNCGPQPGCVRAHLESGGYNIAPLKPRNGRPRTQVQHLIQIDLKGWGAGYLPAFQQHCLLQMLNSVAGLREWFSQTDERGVHTRIPVMVNMASSSLSLSKSGRSVHQSAFSIDQTNSANRNSVLLDEDSDDDDEFQIAESEQEPETSKTETDVKKTEEEPAHNIDLSCFSGNLKRNENENARNCWRTSDGNNFKVRSKSFCDDKRKIPAGKHLMDLVAVDWFKDSKRIDHVARRKGCAAQVAAEKGLFSMVVNVQVPGSTHYSMVFYFVTKELVPGSLLQRFVDGDDEFRNSRLKLIPQVPKGSWIVRQSVGSTPCLLGKAVDCNYIRGPTYLEIDVDIGSSTVANGVLGLVIGVITSLVVEMAFLVQANTPEELPERLIGAVRVSHIELSSAIVPNLESD, encoded by the exons ATGTCAAAGGTAGTGTACGAAGGGTGGATGGTGAGGTATGGAAGGAGGAAGATCGGGAGATCGTATATTCACATGAGGTATTTCGTTTTGGAGCCTCGTCTCTTGGCCTATTACAAGAAGAAGCCTCAGGACTATCAG GTTCCTATCAAGACCATGTTAATTGATGGCAACTGCAGAGTTGAAGATCGAGGCTTGAAGACTCATCATGGACAT ATGGTTTACGTGCTGTCTGTCTAtaacaagaaagaaaagcaCCATAGAATAACG ATGGCAGCTTTCAACATCCAGGAAGCACTAATGTGGAAGGAGAAAATTGAGTCTGTTATAGACCAG CACCAAGAGTCCCAAGTTCCAAATGGCCAGCAATATGTTTCATTTGAATATAAGTCTGGAATGGATAGTGGAAGGACTGCTTCATCTTCAGATCATGAAAGCCA GTTTAGTGCACCAGAAGATGAAGATGGCTCTCGGAGAAGCTTAATGAGACGGACAACTATTGGAAATG GTCCTCCAGAATCTGTACTTGACTGGACTAAGGAGTTTGATGCAGAGTTGGCGAACCAGAATTCTGATAATCAAGCTTTCTCGAGAAAACACTGGCGTCTACTTCAGTGCCAAAATG GTCTTCGGATTTTTGAAGAGCTTCTTGAAGTAGATTACCTT CCAAGAAGCTGCAGCAGGGCAATGAAAGCTGTTGGCGTAGTGGAGGCAACATGTGAGGAAGTATTCGAACTTGTGATGAGCATGGATGGCACTCGTTATGA GTGGGACTGCAGCTTTCAGTATGGTAGCTTAGTGGAAGAGGTGGATGGTCATACAGCAGTGCTCTATCACAGACTTTTGCTAGACTGGTTTCCAAT GGTTGTGTGGCCTCGTGACCTCTGTTATGTCCGCTACTGGCGCCGTAATGATGATGGGAGTTATG TTGTGCTGTTCCGTTCTAGGGAGCATGATAATTGTGGTCCACAACCTGGATGTGTCCGTGCTCATCTTGAGA GTGGAGGATATAATATTGCCCCACTAAAGCCTCGCAACGGGAGGCCTAGAACACAGGTGCAGCATCTAATACAAATTGATCTAAAAGGGTGGGGTGCAGGCTATCTTCCAGCATTTCAACAACATTGTCTTCTTCAAATGCTGAACAGTGTTGCTG GTTTGCGGGAATGGTTTTCACAGACGGATGAGAGAGGTGTTCATACCAGGATCCCTGTTATGGTTAATATGGCATCGTCCTCCTTGAGCTTGAGTAAGAGCGGAAGGTCTGTGCATCAGTCTGCATTTTCTATTGATCAAACAAACTCTGCCAACAGAAACTCCGTGCTCCTGGATGAAGactcagatgatgatgatgagtttCAGATCGCTGAATCAGAACAAGAG CCTGAAACAAGTAAAACAGAGACTGATGTCAAGAAAACAG AAGAAGAACCTGCTCACAACATTGATCTATCATGCTTTTCGGGTAATCTAAAgagaaatgaaaatgaaaatgctCGCAACTGCTGGAGGACTTCTGATGGGAACAACTTCAAAGTTCGTAGCAAGAGTTTCTGTGATGATAAAAGAAAG ATTCCTGCTGGGAAGCATCTTATGGATCTTGTTGCTGTCGACTGGTTCAAAGACAGTAAAAGAATAGATCATGTGGCTAGACGTAAAGGCTGTGCAGCACAA GTTGCTGCAGAGAAAGGTCTATTCTCGATGGTGGTTAATGTTCAA GTTCCGGGATCAACACACTACAGTATGGTGTTTTATTTCGTGACGAAAGAACTTGTACCGGGGTCCCTGTTGCAACGTTTTGTTGATGGTGACGATGAATTTCGAAATAGCCGGCTAAAGCTTATACCTCAAGTTCCTAAG GGGTCATGGATAGTACGGCAAAGCGTGGGAAGCACCCCATGTCTCCTCGGGAAAGCAGTGGACTGCAACTACATTCGTGGCCCCACATACTTAGAA ATCGACGTGGATATTGGTTCATCAACTGTTGCAAATGGAGTTCTGGGTCTCGTCATTGGTGTAATCACATCGTTGGTTGTCGAAATGGCTTTCCTTGTACAG GCAAATACACCGGAGGAATTGCCGGAAAGGCTCATCGGTGCGGTTCGGGTTTCGCATATAGAGCTCTCTTCGGCTATAGTTCCGAACCTGGAGTCagattaa
- the LOC106357856 gene encoding DNA (cytosine-5)-methyltransferase CMT2 isoform X2, producing the protein MLSPAKCESEDPTAQLDLLLSSPRSEPQRLSLVLSLPNPAEAEMSTSRRSTRINCNSPKEIGGGEGTNGKSGSSKRKISSAPVKKDSGGLSFEDIAKSLEMGVVSECRDKNDDAEGRSQVPAKRKVDCDDMKRSSSNKRTRRSARFTKGMEDEGAENLDEEPVPSIRSLRLSGTVENGLGLCGAKQVRGTEKLVQVSENGNSKKCEGDGFVSSKKELLGSTVNGSRVKSLGKHRSSDPNASGDHTSSLKISENGTSRRVVMTAALVEQESRQSRTSDCGADATVIYISDDDEEPPPAKDVQDSVEFLYTKSSNGDVLIQGASGSTLSSGGNGRQAPLDQNSPIKSTKGKGARVTRTAVREKHEHGSSFFIGEPIPCEEAKERWRWRYDLKEHKSKRRGQQAEDDEDMIVANVECHYSQAKVDNETFSLGDFACLMGNGEEPPIGKIVEFFKTTDGESYFRVQWLYRATDTVMQKQAADHERRRLFYSTAGLNPNSIKSDFYFDMEYCVEFSTFQTLRTQTSENKLECGADVTPTESTESILEDKSFSKELLVLDLYSGCGGMSTGLNLGAKISGVDVVTKWAIDQNLAACESLKLNHPQTQVRNDSAGDFLQLLKEWGKLCKRYVRNNGHTTDTLNPENSTKEATESSSSTEDDSEPEEYEVEKLVDICYGDPDKTGERGLKFKVHWKGYSSNEDTWEPAEELSNCQDAIREFVTSGFKKKILPLPGGVGVICGGPPCQGISGYNRFREVDSPLTDERNQQIVVFMDIVEYLKPKFVLMENVVDILRLDKGSLGRYALSRLVDMRYQARLGIITAGCYGLSQFRSRVFMWGADPNMKLPPFPLPTHDVIVRYGFPLEFERNVVAYCEGQPRDVETALVLKDAISDLPHVSNNETRERMSYESLPETDFQRYIRSTKHDMTGSATDNCTKRTMLLYDHRPSLLSEDDYNRVCQIPKKKGANFRDLPGLIVRNDNTVGRDPSMEPVLLPSGKRLVPEYVFTFQQGKSKRPFARLWWDETVPTVLTVPSCSNQAFLHPEQDRILTIREAARLQGFPDYFQFCGTVKQRYCQIGNAVAVSVSRALGYSLGMAFRGLAGDENMIKLPQKFSHSSYLQLQESIPH; encoded by the exons ATGTTATCTCCGGCGAAATGTGAGTCAGAAGACCCCACAGCTCAGCTGGATCTCCTCCTCTCTTCTCCTAGATCCGAACCCCAACGCCTCTCTCTCGTCCTCTCTCTTCCCAATCCCGCCGAAGCAGAGATGAGCACGAGCAGGAGATCCACGAGGATCAATTGTAATTCGCCTAAAGAGATTGGCGGAGGAGAAGGTACCAACGGAAAGTCTGGATCGAGTAAGAGAAAGATTAGTAGCGCTCCGGTTAAG AAAGATTCTGGCGGATTGTCATTCGA AGACATAGCCAAGAGCTTGGAGATGGGAGTCGTTTCCGAGTGCCGAGATAAGAACGATGATGCTGAAGGTAGATCGCAAGTTCCGGCTAAGAGGAAAGTTGACTGTGATGACATGAAGCGTTCTAGCAGTAATAAACGGACGAGGAGATCTGCGAGATTCACTAAAGGGATGGAGGATGAGGGAGCAGAAAATCTAGACGAGGAGCCTGTCCCATCCATTAGATCTCTAAGGCTATCTGGAACTGTTGAAAATGGTTTGGGATTATGTGGTGCAAAACAGGTGAGAGGAACTGAGAAGCTGGTGCAAGTTAGTGAGAATGGTAACTCGAAGAAATGTGAGGGTGATGGCTTTGTTTCATCTAAGAAAGAGCTATTAGGGTCAACTGTAAATGGTAGTAGGGTCAAGTCGTTAGGAAAACACAGATCTTCTGACCCAAATGCGAGTGGTGATCACACTAGCTCTTTGAAAATTAGTGAAAATGGTACGAGTCGCCGAGTGGTGATGACAGCTGCGTTAGTGGAACAAGAGTCACGTCAGAGTAGAACTAGTGACTGCGGTGCTGATGCTACTGTGATCTATATCTCTGACGACGATGAAGAGCCGCCGCCAGCCAAGGACGTACAAGATTCGGTTGAATTTTTGTATACGAAAAGCTCTAATGGAGATGTTTTGATACAAGGTGCAAGTGGATCTACCCTCTCCTCGGGGGGAAATGGGAGACAAGCACCACTGGATCAAAATAGTCCAATTAAATCAACCAAGGGAAAGGGTGCGCGAGTGACCCGTACTGCTGTCCGTGAAAAGCATGAACATGGTTCCTCCTTTTTCATTGGAGAGCCAATTCCTTGCGAGGAGGCTAAAGAAAGATGGCGCTGGAGATATGACCTCAAG GAGCACAAATCTAAGAGGAGAGGCCAACAGGCAGA AGATGACGAAGACATGATTGTTGCAAATGTGGAATGCCACTATTCACAGGCAAAAGTCGACAATGAAACGTTCAGCCTCGGAGACTTTGCCTGCCTAATG GGTAATGGAGAAGAGCCACCTATCGGCAAGATAGTAGAGTTTTTTAAGACAACAGATGGAGAAAGCTACTTCCGAGTTCAGTGGTTGTACAGAGCAACGGATACA GTAATGCAGAAGCAGGCTGCTGATCATGAGAGAAGGCGTCTCTTCTACTCTACT GCAGGATTAAATCCCAATTCTATAAAATCTGacttttattttgatatggaGTACTGCGTGGAGTTTTCGACATTTCAAACCTTGAGAACTC AAACTTCCGAAAACAAGCTTGAGTGTGGTGCCGATGTGACACCTACAGAATCCACAGAATCTATTTTGGAAGATAAAAGTtttagcaaagagcttctggTGCTTGATCTTTACAGTGGTTGTGGTGGAATGTCCACTGGGTTGAATCTTGGAGCCAAGATTTCTGGAGTTGATGTTGTGACG AAATGGGCTATTGACCAGAATTTGGCTGCCTGTGAGAGCTTGAAACTGAACCATCCACAGACGCAG GTTAGGAATGACTCTGCTGGAGATTTCCTCCAACTTTTGAAGGAGTGGGGTAAATTATGCAAGCGCTATGTGCGTAACAATGGTCATACAACTGATACATTAAACCCCGAAAATTCAACAAAAGAAGCCACTGAAAGTAGCTCTTCTACTGAAGATGATTCAGAACCTGAGGAGTACGAAGTTGAAAAGCTGGTTGATATATGCTATGGTGATCCTGACAAGACAGGAGAACGTGGCCTAAAGTTTAAG GTGCACTGGAAAGGATATAGCAGCAACGAAGATACTTGGGAGCCAGCAGAGGAATTGAG CAATTGTCAAGATGCCATCCGGGAGTTTGTAACAAGTGGATTCAAGAAGAAGATCTTGCCACTTCCT GGCGGTGTTGGCGTGATATGTGGTGGACCTCCATGTCAAGGAATTAGTGGCTATAACCGCTTCAGGGAAGTTGATTCTCCGTTGACTGATGAAAGGAATCAGCAAATTGTAGTTTTCATGGACATAGTTGAGTATCTGAAACCCAAATTCGTGTTGATGGAAAACGTTGTTGATATTCTGCGTTTGGACAAAGGTTCTCTTGGGAGGTACGCTTTGAGCCGTCTTGTGGACATGAGATACCAAGCGAGGCTAGGTATCATAACAGCTGGTTGCTATGGTCTTTCCCAATTTCGTTCCCGAGTTTTCATGTGGGGAGCTGATCCAAACATG AAACTGCCTCCGTTTCCGCTTCCAACCCATGATGTTATTGTCAGATATGGGTTTCCTCTTGAGTTCGAG CGGAATGTAGTTGCTTACTGTGAAGGCCAGCCCAGAGATGTTGAAACAGCTCTTGTTCTAAAAGATGCGATATCAGATCTTCCTCAT GTGTCAAACAACGAAACCCGGGAAAGAATGTCCTATGAAAGTCTCCCAGAGACAGATTTCCAGAGATACATTAGATCAACCAAACACG ATATGACTGGCTCTGCGACTGATAACTGTACAAAAAGGACGATGCTACTGTATGATCACAGGCCGTCCCTTTTGTCTGAAGATGATTATAACCGAGTCTGTCAAATCCCAAAGAAGAAG GGAGCTAATTTCAGGGATCTTCCAGGGTTAATCGTTAGAAACGACAATACAGTCGGCCGTGATCCATCAATGGAACCTGTCCTTCTGCCATCAGGAAAGCGTTTG GTACCAGAATATGTCTTTACTTTTCAGCAAGGGAAATCTAAAAG ACCGTTTGCGCGTCTTTGGTGGGACGAAACAGTTCCAACCGTTCTGACAGTCCCCAGCTGCAGCAATCAG GCGTTTTTGCATCCAGAGCAAGATCGAATACTAACCATAAGAGAAGCCGCACGGCTTCAAGGTTTCCCTGATTACTTCCAGTTCTGTGGAACCGTTAAACAAAG GTACTGTCAGATTGGAAATGCAGTGGCAGTCTCGGTTTCTCGTGCTTTGGGCTATTCTCTTGGTATGGCTTTCCGTGGTCTAGCCGGTGACGAGAATATGATAAAACTTCCCCAGAAGTTTTCTCATTCAAGTTACCTTCAGCTTCAAGAATCCATTCCTCACTAA